In a single window of the Daphnia carinata strain CSIRO-1 chromosome 4, CSIRO_AGI_Dcar_HiC_V3, whole genome shotgun sequence genome:
- the LOC130694288 gene encoding E3 ubiquitin-protein ligase Topors-like isoform X2: MSSNSNARRGVPKKLKISEKVGKSKKPSTSCPSSPDSGRSSPGSSCSICLGRHENKSYTNNCLHEFCFTCLLEWSKVKPECPLCKQAFTSIIHNVRANHEYDEHKIPLVEPEEPDVFDQLLHHRFRYRTTVTSERRRMLALERLHTMRQFAQEGVLPHPTERRPMRSRLTGTSTFRRRVYQRDLWVRPLSDITGRYRETTPEFFQMNPAMTHRLVPWLNRELNVLLVNHENRLSYVLQLILRLITQLHIRSRAFREAIQSYIGAYTEHFIHEFFQFARSPYDMYGFDENADYEPRNNLQHEEVAVSESSEEDVPVTRSFSNEQHRVAPLDIPLPPSPQPGPSGIGRGSSSAAMIDDGQSYSAIPGHSNVARRPSDEDEEDEGDIEIVEVVRPSSPVVITLSESEEDREEDAERNEASSTSSRGKALKQSSRPRRDQQQRTKSKKKKRRRERSSSRSPEQLQSTRGRFRRETEENNNDNEELPTSQISGGVVRYWDMDPEEIRHRLRNAGEFNSEPSASGSRRRHKRGRND; encoded by the exons ATGTCTTCGAACTCAAATGCAAGACGTGGTGTCCCAAAAAAACTGAAGATTTCAGAAAAGGTAGGCAAATCCAAAAAGCCTTCAACTTCCTGCCCATCTTCCCCAGACTCAGGCAGATCTTCACCAGGCTCATCCTGTTCCATATGTCTTGGACGGCATGAAAACAAGTCCTACACTAATAACTGCCTTCATGAGTTTTGCTTTACTTGCCTGCTAGAATGGTCCAAG GTGAAACCAGAATGTCCGCTGTGTAAACAGGCATTCACTTCTATCATTCATAATGTGAGAGCAAATCATGAATATGATGAGCATAAAATACCATTGGTAGAACCTGAAGAACCTGATGTTTTTGATCAATTGCTTCATCACCGATTCCGTTACAG GACAACAGTCACTTCAGAAAGGAGGAGAATGTTAGCACTGGAAAGACTTCACACAATGAGGCAATTTGCACAAGAAGGTGTGCTACCACATCCTACTGAGCGTCGTCCCATGAGAAGTCGGTTAACTGGGACAAGCACCTTTCGCCGTCGAGTATATCAAAGAGATCTGTGGGTTCGTCCACTGTCGGATATTACCGGCCGCTACCGTGAAACGACGCCCGAATTCTTTCAAATGAATCCCGCCATGACTCATCGACTTGTGCCCTGGCTAAACCGAGAATTGAACGTTTTGTTGGTCAACCACGAGAATCGACTATCATACGTTTTACAACTTATTCTGAGACTTATTACCCAACTTCATATTCGAAGTAGAGCTTTTCGTGAAGCTATCCAATCTTACATCGGCGCATATACCGAACATTTCATTCACGAGTTCTTCCAATTCGCCCGCTCGCCATACGATATGTACGGGTTTGATGAAAACGCCGATTACGAGCCTAGAAACAACCTGCAACATGAGGAGGTGGCCGTCAGTGAATCCAGTGAGGAAGACGTACCTGTTACTCGATCATTCAGTAATGAACAACATCGTGTG gcCCCTCTTGATATTCCGTTACCCCCGTCTCCTCAACCCGGACCAAGTGGAATCGGTCGCGGTTCTTCATCAGCTGCGATGATAGACGATGGGCAAAGTTATTCGGCAATTCCAGGACATTCAAATGTAGCACGGAGACCATcggatgaagatgaagaggaCGAGGGCGACATTGAGATAGTAGAAGTTGTCCGCCCTTCTTCCCCTGTGGTGATTACCTTATCAGAATCCGAAGAAGACCGCGAAGAAGATGCGGAGCGAAACGAAGCTAGCTCTACGTCATCACGCGGTAAGGCCCTCAAACAAAGCAGCCGGCCGCGCAGAGATCAGCAGCAACGCACAaaatccaaaaagaagaaaaggaggcGCGAACGCTCTTCTTCTCGGTCTCCTGAACAACTGCAATCAACCAG AGGCCGTTTTAGGAGAGaaacggaagaaaacaataatgaCAACGAGGAGCTCCCAACTTCACAAATTTCAGGCGGCGTTGTCCGTTATTGGGATATGGACCCAGAAGAAATCCGCCATCGGTTGCGTAATGCCGGAGAGTTTAATTCGGAACCTTCAGCGAGTGGAAGCAGACGTCGCCACAAGCGAGGCAGAAACGATTAA
- the LOC130694291 gene encoding uncharacterized protein LOC130694291 — translation MEDDPPISSSSPRTTTPSDLVERWVHLQREMNHTSTSESSPVHRIRPIVKSSSRRTRSAISSYRQPVESLTVSFASLLVDQINGSPSKPSSASCNSKRGKNNKKKIKKKSQTTTPAVKITIRNNKPVNEIDHVEEWLQHRSAHYAWWRKFVPSSTCNPTVVTFNRPSTYPDRKHLNVNHSQPKQPKAPRCVLWFQFTGNPSKPRPGCCNKTAIPSAGGRMHNIRIEQQPLGGANALVFAADLHIGEDFAIVSRRQPGFTFSLTFFIDGVRHARLSGCCENARNLHVPTRVGGPIGAFVLRTVQGGEPCQICEKSVPFADPELFTVWPKSHNRQLMNSSQECGIERIHENQNQPTRKRSSLRRSKPVLDNSPETMVTVSNQSVDDEQPSSDVLGPGFTSTEDTYEEQFYSDVIAPSIGGQEQHSYEFTATCSQSEVYEEQVSSDLFIPFGSVSIEEVFSIGSPLRTPHSSPGSFTALDAD, via the exons ATGGAGGACGACCCTCCCATCTCATCGTCATCGCCCAGGACAACGACGCCGTCCGATTTAGTGGAACGTTGGGTTCATCTTCAGCGGGAGATGAATCACACATCGACGTCTGAATCTTCGCCAGTTCATCGAATTCGGCCAATTGTGAAATCATCTTCACGTCGGACCAGAAGCGCCATTAGTTCCTACCGTCAGCCAGTCGAGAGTTTGACAGTTAGTTTTGCCTCCCTACTTGTAGACCAGATCAATGGTTCACCGTCAAAACCGTCATCTGCAAGCTGCAACAGCAAAAGGggtaagaataataaaaagaaaatcaagaaaaaatcaCAAACTACAACTCCAGCAGTCAAAATCACAATCCGTAATAATAAACCTGTTAACGAG ATTGATCATGTGGAAGAATGGCTTCAACACCGCAGTGCTCATTATGCCTGGTGGCGCAAATTCGTTCCATCTAGTACCTGTAATCCGACGGTAGTGACCTTCAATCGTCCAAGCACCTATCCGGACCGGAAACATTTGAATGTTAATCATTCACAACCTAAACAACCTAAAGCTCCTCGTTGTGTTTTGTGGTTCCAGTTCACCGGTAATCCATCCAAGCCACGACCGGGATGCTGTAATAAGACAGCAATTCCTTCCGCCGGTGGCCGGATGCATAACATCCGAATAGAGCAGCAACCACTAGGTGGGGCAAACGCTCTCGTGTTTGCAGCAGATTTACATATCGGAGAAGATTTCGCCATCGTATCCCGTCGTCAACCAGGGTTCACATTTAGTCTGACCTTCTTCATTGATGGCGTCCGACATGCCCGGCTAAGTGGCTGCTGTGAAAATGCTCGTAATCTTCACGTCCCAACAAGAGTTGGAGGTCCCATTGGAGCTTTCGTTTTGCGGACTGTCCAAGGAGGAGAACCGTGCCAAATTTGTGAAAAATCGGTTCCTTTTGCCGATCCTGAACTGTTCACTGTCTGGCCGAAAAGTCATAACAGACAGTTAATGAACAGTAGCCAAGAATGCGGAATAG AGAGGATCCACGAGAATCAAAACCAGCCAACGAGGAAGCGGAGTTCGCTGAGACGGTCAAAACCAGTACTCGACAATTCACCCGAAACGATGGTAACAGTTTCCAATCAGTCTGTGGACGATGAACAGCCATCTTCTGATGTCCTGGGTCCTGGTTTTACATCCACTGAAGATACATATGAAGAGCAGTTCTATTCGGATGTAATTGCACCTTCCATCGGGGGACAGGAACAACATTCTTATGAATTCACAGCGACTTGTTCCCAATCTGAAGTATACGAGGAGCAGGTATCATCCGATCTCTTCATTCCATTCGGTTCCGTTTCCATTGAAGAAGTTTTCAGCATTGGCAGTCCTCTACGAACACCTCATTCCAGTCCGGGAAGCTTCACTGCACTTGACGCAGACtaa
- the LOC130694292 gene encoding cysteine protease ATG4C-like, with amino-acid sequence MAFLSRRSVACESNRHSYQDLSLAHSQLLLSDSHSSSDSPISHDAEHCPQNKTEKTKEPEDGDRVKTKLMSMWNNVRYSWNFKSKAHFAKDSPIWLLGRIYHQSLKTDDSTSLPTNNFESLKYDFHSRIWLTYRKEFPVLNGSYYTSDCGWGCMLRSGQMLLAQALVCHFLGRDWRWNESGVQEEQTLQESLHRMIVQWFGDKPSPACPLSIHQMVSQGHISAGKRPGDWYGPSSVSYIIKQILERATDTYPELDTLRVYIAQDCTVYLDDVKQSCSKTRDYEYEDAEYEVIDDQWKSLVLLIPLRLGGERMNPTYDSCLKGLLSLEQCIGIIGGKPKHSQYFIGWQDDYLIHLDPHHCQEMVDVLIPNFQLKSFHCHELRKTSLKQVDPSCCVGFYLRSQRDFEDFRRNVQHYLVPTQNKGDYPIFVFSNGSSPHLDDAWFNQDEDCLSPAASQPPSSGPATVGDNYLDDFEFL; translated from the exons ATGGCGTTTTTGTCGAGACGATCCGTAGCATGTGAAAGTAATAGACATTCATATCAGGATCTGTCGTTAGCACACTCACAGCTTTTGTTAAGTGACAGTCATAGTAGCAGTGATTCTCCAATCAGTCATGATGCTGAGCATTGTCCACAGaacaaaacggaaaaaacaaaagagccaGAAGATGGAGATAGAGTGAAAACCAAGCTTATGAGCATGTGGAACAATGTCCGCTACAGTTGGAACTTTAAGAGCAAAGCTCATTTTGCAAAGGATTCTCCCATCTGGCTACTTGGCAGAATTTATCACCAGTCACTCAAGACTGATGATAGCACAAGTTTACCCACAAACAATTTTGAGTCCCTAAAATATGATTTCCACTCAAGGATATG GTTGACTTACCGGAAGGAGTTTCCTGTATTAAATGGTTCCTACTACACTAGTGATTGTGGTTGGGGATGCATGTTACGAAGTGGACAAATGTTGTTGGCCCAGGCACTAGTCTGTCATTTTCTGGGTCGGGACTGGAGATGGAATGAGAGTGGGGTCCAAGAAGAACAAACTCTGCAGGAATCCCTCCATAGAATGATTGTGCAATGGTTTGGTGACAAGCCTTCTCCAGCTTGTCCACTATCAATTCATCAAATGGTCTCGCAAGGTCACATATCAGCTGGAAAGAGGCCGGGTGACTGGTATGGACCATCTTCTGTTTCCTATATTATCAA GCAAATTTTAGAAAGAGCCACAGACACATACCCTGAACTTGATACATTAAGAGTTTATATTGCACAGGATTGTACAG TTTATTTAGACGACGTCAAGCAATCCTGTTCAAAAACACGCGATTATGAGTACGAAGACGCCGAATACGAAGTGATCGATGACCAATGGAAATCGCTGGTGCTACTCATCCCTTTACGATTGGGTGGTGAACGGATGAACCCCACTTATGATTCTTGTCTCAAG GGACTATTGTCATTGGAACAGTGCATTGGCATAATCGGCGGGAAACCCAAACACTCTCAGTACTTTATTGGCTGGCAAG ATGATTATCTCATTCATTTGGATCCACACCATTGCCAAGAAATGGTAGACGTTCTCATCCCTAATTTTCAACTAAAATCTTTCCATTGTCATGAACTTCGTAAAACTTCTTTGAAGCAAGTCGATCCTTCCTGTTGCGTTGGATTCTACCTACGATCTCAGAGAGACTTTGAAGACTTCCGTCGCAACGTTCAGCATTACCTTGTACCGACACAGAACAAAGGTGACTACCCCATCTTTGTATTCAGCAATGGAAGTAGTCCCCACCTCGACGACGCTTGGTTCAACCAAGATGAAGACTGTCTATCTCCCGCAGCAAGTCAGCCGCCAAGTAGCGGTCCAGCGACCGTTGGCGATAACTATCTTGACGATTTTGAATTCCTCTGA
- the LOC130694298 gene encoding U3 small nucleolar ribonucleoprotein protein IMP4-like, whose product MLRRQARLRREYLYRKSLEGRQKAIQDKKDRLRQALEEGRPIDTDLKKQAIELQKSLEWEDAGPERAALLGGTDTGGGGTSHMDDEYRWAGVEDPKIMITTSHDPSSRLKMFVKELKLVFPNSQRLNRGNYEMKQLLDACRANSVTDFIVVHEHRGQPNAIIISHLPYGPTAYFNVSDVVMRHDIPDIGPMSEQYPHLVFHNMKTPLGQRVMNILKYLFPVPKEDSKRVITFANHDDFISYRHHTYKKGEAGKGIELKEVGPRFQLRLYDLKLGTIDQADAADTEWAYRPYMNTTKKRRFLSDDDGWKA is encoded by the exons ATG CTGCGTAGACAAGCTCGATTGCGCCGAGAATATTTATATCGAAAATCCCTAGAGGGACGACAGAAAGCCATCCAAGACAAGAAAGATCGCTTGAGACAGGCGCTTGAAG AGGGAAGACCAATTGACACGGATCTAAAGAAGCAGGCTATTGAACTTCAAAAATCATTAGAATGGGAAGATGCTGGGCCAGAAAGAGCAGCGCTTTTGGGTGGAACAGATACAg GTGGTGGAGGAACATCACATATGGATGATGAGTACCGTTGGGCTGGAGTTGAAGATCCAAAAATCATGATTACAACATCCCATGACCCCTCATCTCGTTTAAAGATGTTTGTTAAA GAACTCAAGCTGGTCTTCCCGAATTCACAGAGGCTTAACCGTGGCAATTATGAAATGAAACAACTTTTGGATGCATGCAGGGCTAATAGTGTAACTGATTTCATCGTCGTTCATGAACATCGAGGTCAGCCAAACGCCATCATAATCAGCCATTTACCTTATGGTCCTACGGCGTACTTCAACGTTTCCGATGTGGTTATGCGTCACGATATTCCTGACATTGGGCCCATGTCCGAGCAGTATCCTCATCTCGTATTTCACAACATGAAAACGCCATTGGGTCAGCGAGTCATGAACATTCTAAA GTATCTTTTCCCTGTTCCGAAAGAAGACAGTAAACGAGTCATTACATTCGCCAATCATGATGATTTCATTTCATATCGGCATCACACTTACAAAAAAGGCGAGGCAGGCAAAGGCATTGAACTTAAGGAAGTTGGCCCGCGTTTTCAATTACGAC tgTATGATTTGAAATTGGGGACTATCGACCAGGCCGATGCGGCTGATACAGAATGGGCATACAGGCCATACATGAACACTACTAAGAAGCGGCGTTTTCTTTCAGATGACGATGGTTGGAAAGCTTGA
- the LOC130694308 gene encoding E3 ubiquitin-protein ligase Topors-like, whose protein sequence is MGLDSVLSCLEYDLCNILVTNLTDNALNVSLLTETSHTFQIFTVLKLYFVMSSNPNARRGVPEKLTVSEKVGNSKKPSASYPSSPDSGRSSPGSSCSICLRRHENKSYTNNCLHEFCFTCLLEWSKVKPECPLCKQAFTSIIHNVRANHEYDEHKIPLVDLEEPDVFDQLLHHQSYYR, encoded by the exons ATGGGTTTAGATAGCGTGTTATCATGTCTGGAATATGATTTATGCAACATCCTAGTTACTAATTTGACAGATAATGCATTGAATGTTTCCCTGTTAACTGAAACGAGCCATACATTTCAGATTTTCACAGTTCTAAAACTATATTTCGTTATGTCTTCAAACCCAAATGCAAGACGTGGTGTCCCAGAAAAACTTACAGTTTCAGAAAAGGTAGGCAATTCAAAAAAGCCTTCAGCTTCCTACCCATCTTCCCCAGACTCAGGCAGATCTTCACCAGGCTCATCCTGTTCCATATGTCTTAGACGGCATGAAAACAAGTCCTACACTAATAACTGCCTTCATGAGTTTTGCTTTACTTGCCTGCTAGAATGGTCCAAG GTGAAACCAGAATGTCCGCTGTGTAAACAGGCATTCACTTCAATCATTCATAATGTGAGAGCAAATCATGAATATGATGAGCATAAAATACCATTGGTAGACCTTGAAGAACCTGATGTTTTTGATCAATTGCTTCATCACCAATCCTATTACA GATAA
- the LOC130694277 gene encoding uncharacterized protein LOC130694277, whose amino-acid sequence MEHVTATSPNWVVESESQNSGNAQEVEQTGPKLEVKEQPRPEHLESGNSSPREPIVEKGDREMAENIEANGANNEQSTEKPFNNEDREGSVEKNLFMTVDGEGDVGNDSMTSAENQSTDKIEPEKVSEQEIFMTENENSPAEHNKKTKEKTVEKSQLKAEDENNDKVCIDQFEEKNVDHKEETEDEPNLVEMEPSAGMEIGHQEARGKPEENVTAKVDAKDTTSAGLQEETQIQRINLAEDASTPVKQIAHQETDEKREGNFMGNEDGNGDDGNDGRACTGQHEVHMAEQNKISKEETHQEASGKPEENVTAKVDADDTASPGQQEETPNKEKCEGNVMGNEDGNGDDGNDGRAFTGQHEVHMAEQDKTSKEETHMVESEQPTEDQTNYEEEIEDIEQKLSELSFQETQQGGDDAHPATESKEEVSEQYPEEQKNIPFHETCNNGDRETVKDIVLEKHDQPTQVIEAASEVEKVSDIHAEKRQENPIPENEITTTAPCSTATDVEKDIEKEPTISSNVDVDKEGKHINQPTEPHEIREEEIVEKATSDELGQSCNPVEEAIYSEIVTPTETVDPPVNHDIEVGSPTPLSKLPIATTSPSAKMNTTPPGDMLHHIKNIQFKDKNVGIVTQNENGPCPLVAIINVLLLRRQITLPPHSEIVAAAKLMEHIGDAMLESVPKNLSGEVRLNYEQNMHDAMAVLPKLQTGLDVNVKFTGVRDFEYTPECIIFDLLRVPLFHGWLVDPQTPEVVSAVGQAGYNQLVEKVISQKCSNDENAVLEALVIENFLERSASQLTYHGLSELTTSMEEDEIGVLFRNNHFSTIYKHQKELLQLVTDQGFLGEPSVVWETLGSIDGDGQFVDSHFRTVPPKPELATSGESASPNTSAQLTAEQQIDHDFLVALSLQEEQQQEQPAAVHEEVVGDVGEDVAKTLAENERTSQEQRDLELARQLQLEERHAAEAETAEMETAATSSQQSPAAGQRSPPPQPSKKKDCTIL is encoded by the exons ATGGAACATGTTACGGCGACTTCACCTAATTGGGTGGTAGAGTCAGAGAGTCAGAATTCTGGAAATGCACAAGAGGTAGAACAAACAGGTCCTAAATTAGAAGTTAAAGAACAGCCCCGCCCAGAGCACCTTGAATCTGGCAATTCCTCTCCTAGAGAGCCAATTGTTGAAAAGGGTGATAGAGAGATGGCAGAAAACATAGAAGCAAATGGTGCTAATAATGAACAATCAACAGAAAAGCCTTTCAACAATGAAGATAGAGAAGGAAGTGTTGAAAAAAACCTGTTCATGACAGTCGATGGAGAAGGAGATGTTGGAAATGATAGTATGACGTCTGCAGAGAACCAGTCTACTGACAAAATTGAACCAGAAAAAGTCTCTGAACAAGAAATCTTCAtgactgaaaatgaaaactcgcCAGCAGAGCACAATaagaaaaccaaagaaaaaaccgtTGAAAAGAGTCAGTTGAAAGCAGAAGATGAGAATAATGACAAGGTGTGTATTGatcaatttgaagaaaaaaatgtagatcacAAAGAAGAGACTGAAGATGAACCAAACCTGGTTGAAATGGAACCATCAGCTGGCATGGAGATTGGCCACCAGGAAGCCAGGGGAAAACCTGAAGAGAATGTGACAGCAAAAGTAGATGCTAAAGACACAACATCAGCTGGCCTACAGGAAGAAACTCAAATACAAAGAATCAACTTGGCAGAAGATGCATCAACACCTGTCAAACAGATTGCTCATCAGGAGACAGACGAAAAACGTGAAGGGAATTTTATGGGAAATGAAGATGGGAATGGTGATGATGGCAATGATGGCAGAGCATGCACTGGCCAACACGAAGTGCATATGGCTGAGCAGAACAAAATTTCTAAAGAAGAAACCCACCAGGAAGCCAGTGGAAAACCTGAAGAGAATGTGACAGCAAAAGTAGATGCTGATGACACAGCATCACCTGGCCAACAGGAAGAAACtccaaacaaagaaaaatgtgaaggGAATGTTATGGGAAATGAAGATGGGAATGGTGATGATGGCAATGATGGCAGAGCATTCACTGGCCAACACGAAGTACATATGGCTGAGCAGGACAAAACTTCTAAAGAAGAAACCCACATGGTTGAAAGTGAACAGCCGACCGAAGACCAGACAAACtatgaagaagaaatagaagacATCGAACAGAAGTTATCAGAACTATCATTCCAGGAAACTCAGCAGGGAGGAGACGATGCCCACCCCGCCACAGAAAGTAAAGAAGAAGTATCCGAACAGTACCCggaagaacagaaaaatattCCATTCCATGAAACTTGTAATAATGGAGACCGTGAAACAGTTAAAGATATTGTTTTGGAGAAGCATGACCAGCCAACCCAAGTAATAGAGGCAGCATCGGAAGTAGAAAAGGTTTCTGATATTCATGCTGAAAAACGACAAGAAAATCCCATTCCTGAGAATGAGATTACTACTACAGCCCCATGTTCCACCGCAACGGATGTCGAgaaagatattgaaaaagaacCAACGATTTCCTCAAATGTAGATGTAGATAAAGAAGGTAAACATATCAATCAACCTACAGAACCCCACGAGATAAGAGAAGAAGAGATAGTGGAAAAAGCTACAAGCGACGAGCTGGGTCAGTCCTGCAATCCGGTAGAAGAGGCTATCTATTCAGAAATTGTGACGCCGACTGAAACGGTAGATCCACCAGTTAACCATGATATCGAAGTAGGAAGTCCCACACCCCTATCAAAACTACCTATTGCTACCACGTCGCCTTCCGCTAAAATGAATACCACTCCGCCTGGTGATATGCTTCATCATATCAAAAACATACAGTTTAAAGACAAGAACGTAGGCATTGTAACCCAAAACGAGAACGGTCCTTGCCCGCTGGTTGCAATCATCAATGTTTTGCTGCTACGACGCCAGATCACGCTTCCACCTCATTCCGAAATCGTTGCTGCCGCAAAACTGATGGAGCATATTGGTGACGCAATGTTGGAAAGTGTTCCCAAGAACTTGAGTGGTGAGGTACGGCTTAATTATGAACAGAACATGCATGACGCCATGGCTGTCTTGCCAAAGCTGCAGACCGGTTTGGATGTCAATGTCAAGTTTACTGGCGTTCGTGACTTCGAGTACACGCCCGAATGCatcatttttgatttgctTCGTGTTCCACTGTTTCACGGTTGGCTAGTCGATCCTCAGACACCAGAAGTAGTCTCGGCTGTCG GTCAAGCTGGATATAATCAGTTGGTGGAAAAAGTCATCAGTCAAAAGTGTTCCAACGACGAGAATGCTGTACTTGAAGCGTTGGTCATTGAAAACTTTTTGGAGCGGAGTGCCTCTCAACTGACCTATCACGGGCTAAGCGAGCTTACTACCTCCATGGAGGAAGATGAAATTGGTGTTCTGTTTCGCAACAATCACTTTAGCACTATTTACAAA CACCAAAAGGAGTTGTTGCAGCTAGTTACAGACCAAGGATTTCTCGGTGAACCCAGTGTCGTATGGGAAACTCTAGGTAGCATCGATGGAGATGGTCAGTTTGTTGATAGTCATTTCCGCACAGTACCACCAAAACCTGAACTCGCAACAAGCGGCGAATCAGCCTCACCGAATACTTCTGCTCAACTGACCGCCGAGCAACAGATTGACCATGA TTTCTTAGTGGCCTTGTCCCTGCAAGAGGAGCAGCAACAAGAGCAGCCAGCAGCTGTTCATGAAGAAGTCGTAGGGGATGTAGGAGAGGATGTTGCTAAAACTTTAGCTGAAAATGAAAGGACCTCCCAGGAGCAGAGAGA TTTAGAGTTGGCTCGTCAGTTGCAGTTAGAAGAGAGGCATGCGGCCGAGGCTGAGACAGCCGAAATGGAAACTGCAGCAACTTCCTCGCAACAGTCACCAGCTGCAGGTCAGCGCTCGCCGCCGCCTCAgccatcaaaaaagaaagat TGCACTATCTTGTGA
- the LOC130694288 gene encoding E3 ubiquitin-protein ligase Topors-like isoform X1: MSSNSNARRGVPKKLKISEKVGKSKKPSTSCPSSPDSGRSSPGSSCSICLGRHENKSYTNNCLHEFCFTCLLEWSKVKPECPLCKQAFTSIIHNVRANHEYDEHKIPLVEPEEPDVFDQLLHHRFRYRTTVTSERRRMLALERLHTMRQFAQEGVLPHPTERRPMRSRLTGTSTFRRRVYQRDLWVRPLSDITGRYRETTPEFFQMNPAMTHRLVPWLNRELNVLLVNHENRLSYVLQLILRLITQLHIRSRAFREAIQSYIGAYTEHFIHEFFQFARSPYDMYGFDENADYEPRNNLQHEEVAVSESSEEDVPVTRSFSNEQHRVAPLDIPLPPSPQPGPSGIGRGSSSAAMIDDGQSYSAIPGHSNVARRPSDEDEEDEGDIEIVEVVRPSSPVVITLSESEEDREEDAERNEASSTSSRGKALKQSSRPRRDQQQRTKSKKKKRRRERSSSRSPEQLQSTSRGRFRRETEENNNDNEELPTSQISGGVVRYWDMDPEEIRHRLRNAGEFNSEPSASGSRRRHKRGRND, encoded by the exons ATGTCTTCGAACTCAAATGCAAGACGTGGTGTCCCAAAAAAACTGAAGATTTCAGAAAAGGTAGGCAAATCCAAAAAGCCTTCAACTTCCTGCCCATCTTCCCCAGACTCAGGCAGATCTTCACCAGGCTCATCCTGTTCCATATGTCTTGGACGGCATGAAAACAAGTCCTACACTAATAACTGCCTTCATGAGTTTTGCTTTACTTGCCTGCTAGAATGGTCCAAG GTGAAACCAGAATGTCCGCTGTGTAAACAGGCATTCACTTCTATCATTCATAATGTGAGAGCAAATCATGAATATGATGAGCATAAAATACCATTGGTAGAACCTGAAGAACCTGATGTTTTTGATCAATTGCTTCATCACCGATTCCGTTACAG GACAACAGTCACTTCAGAAAGGAGGAGAATGTTAGCACTGGAAAGACTTCACACAATGAGGCAATTTGCACAAGAAGGTGTGCTACCACATCCTACTGAGCGTCGTCCCATGAGAAGTCGGTTAACTGGGACAAGCACCTTTCGCCGTCGAGTATATCAAAGAGATCTGTGGGTTCGTCCACTGTCGGATATTACCGGCCGCTACCGTGAAACGACGCCCGAATTCTTTCAAATGAATCCCGCCATGACTCATCGACTTGTGCCCTGGCTAAACCGAGAATTGAACGTTTTGTTGGTCAACCACGAGAATCGACTATCATACGTTTTACAACTTATTCTGAGACTTATTACCCAACTTCATATTCGAAGTAGAGCTTTTCGTGAAGCTATCCAATCTTACATCGGCGCATATACCGAACATTTCATTCACGAGTTCTTCCAATTCGCCCGCTCGCCATACGATATGTACGGGTTTGATGAAAACGCCGATTACGAGCCTAGAAACAACCTGCAACATGAGGAGGTGGCCGTCAGTGAATCCAGTGAGGAAGACGTACCTGTTACTCGATCATTCAGTAATGAACAACATCGTGTG gcCCCTCTTGATATTCCGTTACCCCCGTCTCCTCAACCCGGACCAAGTGGAATCGGTCGCGGTTCTTCATCAGCTGCGATGATAGACGATGGGCAAAGTTATTCGGCAATTCCAGGACATTCAAATGTAGCACGGAGACCATcggatgaagatgaagaggaCGAGGGCGACATTGAGATAGTAGAAGTTGTCCGCCCTTCTTCCCCTGTGGTGATTACCTTATCAGAATCCGAAGAAGACCGCGAAGAAGATGCGGAGCGAAACGAAGCTAGCTCTACGTCATCACGCGGTAAGGCCCTCAAACAAAGCAGCCGGCCGCGCAGAGATCAGCAGCAACGCACAaaatccaaaaagaagaaaaggaggcGCGAACGCTCTTCTTCTCGGTCTCCTGAACAACTGCAATCAACCAG CAGAGGCCGTTTTAGGAGAGaaacggaagaaaacaataatgaCAACGAGGAGCTCCCAACTTCACAAATTTCAGGCGGCGTTGTCCGTTATTGGGATATGGACCCAGAAGAAATCCGCCATCGGTTGCGTAATGCCGGAGAGTTTAATTCGGAACCTTCAGCGAGTGGAAGCAGACGTCGCCACAAGCGAGGCAGAAACGATTAA